A stretch of the Camarhynchus parvulus chromosome 4, STF_HiC, whole genome shotgun sequence genome encodes the following:
- the C4H4orf33 gene encoding UPF0462 protein C4orf33 homolog, which translates to MEFLIKHTWDGLPVSHEPVSIGLRADNAGLLMEIRAPFFNDPPAPPGEPGKPFGGLWDYEVVEAFFLSDRTEQYLEVELCPHGQYLLLLLSGRRKAWKEELPLEFEVTRMKWKWEGKALLPWSYFPPCTDKFNAFAIHGSGEERKYEALYPVPPRQVQEGQEPDFHRLEFFKDLNLKELTGEDWKQPESDIWKSLTK; encoded by the exons ATGGAATTTCTCAttaaacacacctgggatggTTTGCCTGTGAGCCACGAGCCGGTTTCAATTGGGCTGAGGGCGGATAATGCAGGATTGCTGATGGAAATTCGCGCTCCTTTCTTTAATGATCCTCCAGCACCTCCCGGAGAGCCAGGGAAACCTTTTGGTGGACTCTGGGACTATGAGG ttgtagAAGCGTTCTTTCTGAGTGACAGAACTGAGCAGTATTTGGAAGTTGAGCTTTGTCC CCATGGGCAGTActtactgctgctgctttctggcagaagaaaagcatgGAAA GAAGAACTTCCTTTGGAGTTTGAGGTGACCagaatgaaatggaaatgggaGGGTAAAGCTCTTCTTCCTTGGAGTTATTTTCCACCATGCACTGACAAGTTCAATGCATTTGCAATTCATGGCTcgggagaagagagaaaatatgaaGCACTTTATCCTGTGCCTCCACGCCAAGTGCAGGAAGGACAGGAACCAGATTT TCATCGTTTGGAGTTTTTCAAAGACTTGAACCTGAAAGAACTAACAGGAGAAGACTGGAAGCAGCCTGAATCAGATATATGGAAATCTCTCACTAAATGA